The genomic DNA GCTCGGCATCGGCGTCGGCGTATTTGATCGCCTCCGCGACGTCGAAGTCGCCGGCCAATCGGAACACCAAGATCATCGCCGTCGGGTACGTGTCGCCCTTGGCGATCGTGCGGGTGCCCGGCGACAGGTTGGGGTTGGAGTAGGTGCGCCACCCGGCAGGGGCGGGCATCGTCACCTTGAGGTCGGCGATCTTGTCGGGTGCGACGGGCTGACCCGTGACGCCGGCGTTCTCGAGGTACTGCGCGAACGGGATCGGCGGTTCCTTGCTGGTAGAGGTCGTCGTCGTGGTGGTCGTCGTCCAGATCGACTTGTACTCGGGAGTCGACGGCCCGCACGCCGTGAGCGCGAGCGCGACCAGCGCAGCCGGGACCGCCCAGCGGGTGAAGCGGGCCGATCTCACAGGATCTCGCGCACCGCGTCGATCGGCCGGGCCAGCCGCGTTCCCTTCGACGTCGTGACGAAGGGTCGCTCGATGAGGATGGGATGTGCGGCCATTGCGTCGAGCAGTTCGTCGTCGGATGCGTCGGCCAGCCCCAGTTCGGCGTACAGCGACTCACGCTTGCGGACGGCGGTCCGGACGTCGATGCCCGCGTCGGCGATCATCGTCGCCAACTCGGCGCGGGTCGGCGGCGTCTTCAGGTACTGCACGACCGTGGGCTCGATGCCGTTCTCGCGCAACAACTCCAACGTCTTGCGCGACGTCGAGCACTTCGGATTGTGATAGATGGTGGAGGCGCCCCGGCGCCGACCTGCCGCGGTGGCACCGGCCATCTACGCCGACCCGTCGAAAAGGCTGGTGACGGAGCCGTTGTCGAAGACCGCGCGGATGGTGTTGGCCAGCAGCGGGGCGATCGACAGGACGGTCAGCGACGGGAAGCGCTTCTCCTCGCCGATGGGCAGGGTGTTGGTGACGATGACCTCGCGTGCGCCGCAGTCCGCGAGGCGCTGGGCCGCCGGATCCGACAGCACGCCGTGGGTGGCGGCGATGATCACGTCGGACGCGCCGTCCTGGCGCAGCAGGTTCACCGCTCCGGCGATGGTGCCGCCGGTGTCGATCATGTCGTCGGTCAGGATGCACGTCTTGCCGCGCACGTCGCCGACGACGCGGTTGGACACCACCTGGTTGGGCACCAGCGGGTCACGCGTCTTGTGGATGAACGCCAGGGGGACACCGCCGAGGGAGTCGGCCCACTTCTCCGCGACGCGCACGCGGCCGGAGTCGGGGGAGACGACCACCATGTCGTGGTCGGCGTAGTTCTCGGCGATGTAGCTGGTCAGCAGCTTCTGCGCCCGCATGTGGTCGACCGGGCCGTCGAAGAAGCCCTGGATCTGGTCGGTGTGCAGGTCGACGGTGAGGATCCGGTTCGCGCCCGCGGTCTTCAGCAGGTCGGCAACCAGCCGGGCCGAGATGGGTTCGCGGCCGCGGTGCTTCTTGTCCTGCCGGGCGTACGGGTAGAACGGCAGGATCGCGGTGATCCGCTTTGCGCTGCCGCGCTTGAGCGCGTCGATCATCAGCAGCTGTTCCATCAGCCACGTGTTGAGCGGCGCGGGATGGCTCTGCAGGACGAAGGCGTCGCTGCCGCGCACGGATTCGTCGAAGCGGACGAAGATCTCGCCGTTGGCGAAGTCCCGTGCCGTCTGCGCCGTCACGTGGACGTCGAGTTCCTTCGCCACCTGCTCGGCGAGCTCGGGATGAGCGCGGCCCGAGAAGAGCATCAAGCTTTTGCGGTTGTCGGTCCAGTCCGTAGCCACTTCAGAGCTGCCTTCGCGGTCGGCGGTCGATACGGGGCAATGGTACGGAGGTTCCCCGGGAGATCATGGCCGGGTTACCAGAAAGCCAACGGATGGCGTCGTCTCAGTCGTCGGTCCGGGCGCTGCCGCCGGCCTTGCGGGCGGCCTCGGCGGCGGCGCTGCCGGGGCGTTTGCGCTCCACCCAACCCTCGATGTTGCGTTGCGGGCCGGCTGAGACGGCGAGCGCTCCCGGCGGGACGTCGGTGCGGATCACGGTGCCCGCCCCGGTGTACGCACCGTCGCCGACGGTCACCGGCGCGACGAACATCGTGTCGGAGCCGGTGCGTACGTGCGAACCAATCGTGGTGCGGCGCTTGGTTTCTCCGTCGTAGTTCACGAACACGCTCGATGCGCCGATATTCGAGTGCTCGCCGATGTCGGCGTCGCCGACGTACGTCAGGTGCGGCACCTTCGTACACGCGCCGATGACGGCGTTCTTCGTCTCGACGAACGCGCCGAGCTTGCCGTCGGCCCTAAGGTCGGTGCCGGGCCGCAGATAGGTGAACGGGCCGACGACGGCGCCGGGGCCGATCGCCGAGGAGGTGCCGTGGGTGCGGATCACCGACGCGCCGTCGCCGACCGAGACGTCGGCCAGCGTCGTGTCGGGCCCGATCTCGCACCGCGCGCCGACGGCGGTGGTGCCGAGCAACTGGGTGCCCGGGCGCACCACGGTGTCCTGGCCGATCGTGACGTCGACGTCCACCCACGTCGTCGCGGGGTCGATCACCGTGACGCCCGCGCGCTGGTGGCGCGCGACGATGCGGCGGTTCAGCTCGGCCGCGAGATCGGCGAGCTGGACGCGGTCGTTGACGCCCGCGACCAGCGCGCTGTCGTCGAGGTGACGGGCGCGGACCACGTGGCCGCTCTGTCGCACGATCGAGATGGCGTCGGTGATGTACAGCTCGCCCTGGGCGTTGTCGCTGCGCAGCTGGCTCAACGCGGAGCGCAACGCGGCGATGTCGAAGGCGTAGACGCCGGCGTTGACCTCGCGGATCTCGCGTTGCTTCTCGGTGGCGTCGGCCTGCTCGACGATTCCGATGACCTCCCTGTCCTGCGTGCGCAGGATGCGGCCGTAACCGGTCGGGTCGGCGACGGTGGTGGTGAGCACGGTGGCGGCGGCCGATTCTGCACCGTGCGCGTCGATCAGGTCGGCGAGGGTGTCGGCGTCCAGCAGTGGGACGTCGCCCGCGGTGACGACCACGGTGCCGGTGAAGTCATCGGGCAGTGCGGTGAGACCGCACCCCACGGCGTGGCCGGTGCCGCGCTGCTCCTCCTGCACGGCGATCGTCACGTCGCGGCCCAGTTCCTCGGCCAGCGCGGTGACCGCCGCCGACACCGGCTCGCGGTCACTGCCCACCACCACGACGAGGTGCCGCGGCTCGACCGCGGCGATCGCGTGCAGGGCGTGGGAGATCATGCTGCGGCCCGCCAGGGTGTGCAGGACCTTGGGAGTGGTCGAGCGCATCCGAGTGCCCGCCCCGGCTGCCAGGACGATGACCGCGGCCTCGCCTCGTATCGTCATGTTGACCTTCTTTCCACGCGAGCGTGCGCAGAGTGTGGGATTTTGGCGGCGTGTCGGCCGCAGACGCGCACGCTCGGCGGGGGGCTTGCAGGGCTGATCGCTGCTCCGTCGCCAGGACTCGAACCTGAACTATCTGTACCAAAAACAGAGGTGCTGCCGATTACACTACGACGGACTGTCGGTGAGACTCTAGTCGACCACATAGGGTAATCGGCGTGGCAGCACCGGAGAAGGAACCCCGCGCACCCCGTGCCCGGATGACCGGTAGCGAGCGACGCCAGCAGCTCATCGAGATCGCGAAGTCGCTGTTCGCCGAACGTGGATACGACGGCACCTCGATCGAGGAGATCGCTCAGCGTGCGCACGTCTCCAAGCCCGTCGTCTACGAGCACTTCGGTGGCAAGGAAGGGCTTTACGCCGTCGTCGTCGACCGCGAGATGTCCGCTCTGCTGGACGGGATCACGTCGTCGCTGATTAACAACCGCTCCCGGGTGCGCCTCGAACGCGTCGCGTTGGCGCTACTCACCTACGTCGAGGAACGCACCGACGGGTTCCGCATCCTGATCCGCGACTCCCCGGCGGCCATCACGTCGGGCACCTACTCGACGCTGCTCAACGACGCGGTCAACCAGGTGTCGTCGATCCTGGCCGGCGACTTCTCCCGCCGCGGTCTCGACCCCGAGCTGGCGCCGCTGTACGCCCAGGCCCTCGTCGGGTCGGTGTCGATGACGGCGCAGTGGTGGCTCGACACCCGCGAACCGAAGAAGGAGGTCGTGGCCGCCCACCTGGTGAAC from Mycolicibacterium arabiense includes the following:
- the glmU gene encoding bifunctional UDP-N-acetylglucosamine diphosphorylase/glucosamine-1-phosphate N-acetyltransferase GlmU, which translates into the protein MTIRGEAAVIVLAAGAGTRMRSTTPKVLHTLAGRSMISHALHAIAAVEPRHLVVVVGSDREPVSAAVTALAEELGRDVTIAVQEEQRGTGHAVGCGLTALPDDFTGTVVVTAGDVPLLDADTLADLIDAHGAESAAATVLTTTVADPTGYGRILRTQDREVIGIVEQADATEKQREIREVNAGVYAFDIAALRSALSQLRSDNAQGELYITDAISIVRQSGHVVRARHLDDSALVAGVNDRVQLADLAAELNRRIVARHQRAGVTVIDPATTWVDVDVTIGQDTVVRPGTQLLGTTAVGARCEIGPDTTLADVSVGDGASVIRTHGTSSAIGPGAVVGPFTYLRPGTDLRADGKLGAFVETKNAVIGACTKVPHLTYVGDADIGEHSNIGASSVFVNYDGETKRRTTIGSHVRTGSDTMFVAPVTVGDGAYTGAGTVIRTDVPPGALAVSAGPQRNIEGWVERKRPGSAAAEAARKAGGSARTDD
- the arsC gene encoding arsenate reductase (glutaredoxin) (This arsenate reductase requires both glutathione and glutaredoxin to convert arsenate to arsenite, after which the efflux transporter formed by ArsA and ArsB can extrude the arsenite from the cell, providing resistance.) codes for the protein MAGATAAGRRRGASTIYHNPKCSTSRKTLELLRENGIEPTVVQYLKTPPTRAELATMIADAGIDVRTAVRKRESLYAELGLADASDDELLDAMAAHPILIERPFVTTSKGTRLARPIDAVREIL
- a CDS encoding TetR/AcrR family transcriptional regulator, whose protein sequence is MTGSERRQQLIEIAKSLFAERGYDGTSIEEIAQRAHVSKPVVYEHFGGKEGLYAVVVDREMSALLDGITSSLINNRSRVRLERVALALLTYVEERTDGFRILIRDSPAAITSGTYSTLLNDAVNQVSSILAGDFSRRGLDPELAPLYAQALVGSVSMTAQWWLDTREPKKEVVAAHLVNLMWNGLTHLEPDPMLHEQ
- a CDS encoding LpqN/LpqT family lipoprotein, whose amino-acid sequence is MRSARFTRWAVPAALVALALTACGPSTPEYKSIWTTTTTTTTSTSKEPPIPFAQYLENAGVTGQPVAPDKIADLKVTMPAPAGWRTYSNPNLSPGTRTIAKGDTYPTAMILVFRLAGDFDVAEAIKYADADAELSENFKKLNGSKDDFKGFPSSMIECTYDLNGRRMQSYNRVVIATGRPAAPNMPGQRYLVQLTVTSFADQARAEGPEVEQIIKGFDVAAA
- a CDS encoding ribose-phosphate diphosphokinase; protein product: MATDWTDNRKSLMLFSGRAHPELAEQVAKELDVHVTAQTARDFANGEIFVRFDESVRGSDAFVLQSHPAPLNTWLMEQLLMIDALKRGSAKRITAILPFYPYARQDKKHRGREPISARLVADLLKTAGANRILTVDLHTDQIQGFFDGPVDHMRAQKLLTSYIAENYADHDMVVVSPDSGRVRVAEKWADSLGGVPLAFIHKTRDPLVPNQVVSNRVVGDVRGKTCILTDDMIDTGGTIAGAVNLLRQDGASDVIIAATHGVLSDPAAQRLADCGAREVIVTNTLPIGEEKRFPSLTVLSIAPLLANTIRAVFDNGSVTSLFDGSA